A portion of the Desulfovibrio sp. Fe33 genome contains these proteins:
- a CDS encoding PAS domain S-box protein codes for MTHHPTSGDLLRKRIRAHAARMSRGDDPVEFWAAFCEAELAGRYAAAHSGEGCLPDIAAARMRTLLLSMRTPVLLLNADFEVEVMNPAAVELTGADGLEAWCRGDHASVPLARLAPWLVGALEAGSFREDEGSCRLDVPVACRADDRHFNVSVSLTSDFSDRHDGYAVVLDDISDRVEDERKLAGERNRVAHYLDVVVSMVFVLDAAGRISMVNRTGCRELGYAEEELLGRDWVDALVRPESRDEIRDCLCLVLSGQLEDEEERTFPVIGGDGESRLVRWRWRPLGHDGCLPVGLILSGIDITEPRAVEEALAEKELWLRSTFVALGEAVLILTPDMTILDANPAAEVMFQKTQPELQGMPVGNLHVNASHYEEFQGRIRAVFEAGERALFELSLKRGNGEIFPADQSVSLIKGDDGATLGVVHVIRDISDRKHAEAELKRSEEKFRRIFETIEEGYMVTDLEGIVLMVNPATCNLLQYEESELVGRNLDVLYRQPSERAVFRKTLCEKGAVRGVQMTARRKDGSIIIIEANAHQVLNSLNEPVGMEGTFRDITRRIGAEKALRESEKQYRAFFENNHAIMLLTDPKSERIIDANPAAGDFYGYPLDVMRSMNMSQINDLNPDEMFAEMRRSMDEGRTYFIVRHRLASGELRDVEVYSGPIMVQGVQRLYSVIHDVTKRIELEQEMKLLATTDALTGANNRHQFFALGGVEVQRAKRYEQPLTMLMLDIDYFKSINDTYGHAAGDMVLKAMAASVSSILRASDIFGRLGGEEFAAILPQTDIEDGAEVAERLRRTLAGLVVEVGDQSVSFTVSVGVTRVDGKDRTVEEVLNRADEALYKAKRMGRNRVVLG; via the coding sequence TTGACGCATCACCCCACCTCCGGCGATCTGCTCCGCAAGCGCATTCGGGCTCATGCCGCCCGCATGAGCCGCGGCGACGATCCCGTGGAGTTCTGGGCGGCCTTCTGCGAGGCCGAACTGGCCGGGCGCTATGCGGCCGCGCACAGCGGCGAAGGATGCCTGCCGGATATCGCGGCGGCGCGGATGCGCACCCTGTTGCTCAGTATGCGCACCCCCGTATTGCTGCTCAACGCGGATTTCGAGGTGGAGGTCATGAACCCCGCGGCAGTCGAGCTGACCGGAGCGGACGGCCTCGAAGCGTGGTGCCGCGGCGATCATGCGTCCGTGCCCCTCGCCAGGCTCGCTCCCTGGCTGGTGGGCGCGCTTGAGGCCGGGAGTTTTCGGGAGGACGAAGGCAGTTGCAGGCTCGACGTGCCCGTCGCCTGCCGGGCCGACGATCGGCATTTCAATGTGTCCGTCTCCCTGACCTCGGATTTTTCCGATCGGCATGACGGGTACGCCGTGGTTCTCGACGACATTTCCGACAGGGTTGAAGACGAGCGGAAGCTGGCGGGCGAGCGCAACCGGGTGGCCCACTACCTGGATGTCGTCGTGAGCATGGTCTTCGTCCTGGACGCCGCCGGGCGCATTTCCATGGTCAATCGGACCGGTTGCAGGGAATTGGGGTACGCCGAGGAGGAACTCCTGGGCAGGGACTGGGTCGACGCCCTGGTCCGGCCGGAAAGCAGGGACGAGATTCGGGACTGCCTCTGTCTGGTCCTTTCGGGGCAGTTGGAAGATGAGGAGGAACGCACCTTCCCGGTGATCGGCGGGGACGGGGAGTCCCGGCTGGTCCGCTGGCGGTGGCGGCCTCTGGGACATGATGGCTGCCTGCCCGTCGGACTGATTCTTTCGGGCATCGACATTACCGAGCCGAGAGCCGTCGAAGAGGCTTTGGCCGAGAAGGAGCTGTGGCTGCGCAGCACGTTCGTGGCCCTGGGCGAGGCCGTGCTCATTCTCACGCCGGACATGACCATTCTTGACGCCAATCCCGCGGCCGAGGTCATGTTCCAGAAAACCCAGCCGGAGTTGCAGGGGATGCCCGTGGGCAACCTGCACGTCAACGCATCCCATTACGAGGAATTTCAGGGCAGGATTCGGGCTGTCTTCGAGGCCGGGGAGCGCGCCTTGTTTGAACTGTCCCTGAAGCGCGGCAACGGCGAAATATTTCCGGCCGACCAATCCGTTTCGCTTATCAAAGGCGATGACGGAGCCACGCTGGGAGTGGTCCACGTCATCCGCGACATTTCCGACCGCAAGCACGCCGAGGCCGAACTCAAGCGCAGCGAAGAGAAATTCCGGCGCATATTCGAGACCATCGAGGAAGGATACATGGTCACGGATTTGGAAGGCATCGTGCTCATGGTCAACCCGGCCACGTGCAACCTGCTTCAATACGAGGAGTCCGAGCTGGTGGGCAGGAACCTCGATGTCCTGTACCGGCAGCCCTCCGAACGGGCTGTTTTTCGGAAGACCCTGTGCGAAAAGGGGGCCGTCCGGGGCGTGCAGATGACCGCCCGGCGCAAGGACGGGAGCATAATCATCATTGAGGCCAACGCACACCAGGTCCTCAATTCCCTGAACGAGCCCGTGGGCATGGAAGGAACCTTCCGCGACATCACCCGGCGCATCGGGGCCGAAAAGGCCCTGCGCGAGAGCGAGAAGCAATACCGGGCCTTTTTCGAGAACAACCACGCCATCATGCTCCTGACCGATCCCAAGTCCGAGCGGATCATCGACGCCAACCCGGCGGCCGGGGACTTCTATGGCTATCCGCTTGACGTCATGCGGTCCATGAACATGAGCCAGATCAACGATCTGAACCCGGATGAGATGTTCGCGGAGATGCGTCGTTCCATGGACGAGGGGCGGACCTACTTCATCGTGCGTCATCGCCTGGCGAGCGGCGAACTGCGCGATGTCGAGGTCTATTCCGGACCGATCATGGTCCAGGGGGTGCAGCGGCTGTACTCGGTCATTCACGACGTGACCAAGCGCATCGAGCTGGAGCAGGAGATGAAACTTCTGGCCACTACGGACGCTTTGACCGGGGCCAACAACCGCCATCAATTTTTTGCCCTCGGAGGGGTTGAGGTGCAGCGGGCCAAGCGTTATGAACAGCCGCTGACAATGCTCATGTTGGACATTGACTATTTCAAGTCAATCAACGACACCTACGGCCACGCCGCCGGGGACATGGTCCTCAAGGCGATGGCCGCCTCCGTCTCGTCCATCCTGCGCGCTTCGGACATCTTCGGGCGTTTGGGCGGGGAGGAATTCGCCGCCATACTGCCCCAGACCGATATAGAGGATGGGGCCGAAGTGGCCGAAAGGCTGCGCCGAACCCTGGCCGGGCTCGTGGTGGAGGTGGGCGATCAGAGCGTCTCCTTCACGGTCTCCGTCGGAGTTACGCGGGTGGACGGCAAGGACAGGACGGTCGAGGAGGTCCTCAACCGGGCCGACGAAGCCCTGTACAAGGCCAAGCGCATGGGTCGCAACAGGGTTGTCCTGGGCTGA